The DNA region GTCAGCCAGAACATTTTGACCGACCCGATCGACGTCCTCGCGATCCTGCAAGGGCAGATCGTCGCGAGTGGCTCGTATCTCTACACGGTCTGCGTACCGATTCCCGAGCCGTCGAGCATCGTGCTCCTGGGCATCGCGAGCATCGGCATGCTTCCGCTGGTTCGTCGTCTGCGGAAGAAGTAACGCGGCCCTGAGCCCCGAGGAGTTGGGGTTCGACTGATTGGTCCTCAAAGCCGAGGCCGACACGAAAGCGTGCGGCCTCGGCTTTTTTTGATTTCCCGCAAGAATTCTTCGCTGGGACCTGGGCCGGCGACAGAACCGTGTGATGGCTGCTTGCCCGGACGGCGCCGCTTGCAATTCCGGGTCGTCGGTCTTCCGCCCTTTTCTCTGGCGATGGCGCAGTTGACGACCTGTGCGATCTGCAGATTGCCGGTGCCGTGGGGGCTGGCTCCTGAATGCGCATGCGCGGTGACGGCTCCGACTTTATTGGCAAAAATATCAAGAAAAGGGTTGCCGCCGTGCTCCCGCGGTTTTTGGCTTGGTTGCGAAAGAAGTCGCCGCGGATTGCCCGCAAGAGCCAGATGGCCGCCCGTCGGCGCGCATTCTGGGAGCAGGCCTTCTAATCGGCTAGCGCGCGCGACTTTGAACGCCCCTCACTAGAAGTAGTTTTGGTCGAATTGTCTTAAGTTGTTTTTCGGCAATGGTTTGTGAAATTAATCCTGTCGCCTTTTCTAGTTGACAGCCTGCTCAAGGCGAGAAATCCGACAAAATTTGGAAATCCGGATTTTTTCTTTTGACAAGCGATTTGGGCCCGTATATCTTGTGCCCTATCTGCCCGACGGGGCGGATCGCGTCTTCGGGCTAAGCGCGGCTTGTGGGGGAGTCGCTGATCGCATTCGTGCTCGCGACTCTAAGGCCAGTAGCGATAGTGACGCCGCACCGGTGGCGTCGGATAAAACACAGCGTCTGTTTCCTAGTTTTGGAGTGCTGCCAATGAAGAAGTTCGCCATTCTGTCTGTCGCTCTAGCGGTGTTGGGTTTTGCGACGACGAAGTCGTTTGCTGCTCCCACCCCGGTCAACCTGACCCTGACGGGCTCGAACATTCTGTTGACGATCGACGCCCTCGGCGCGATCACCGCGACGGTCGGTTTCAATCCGACCGGCTCGCAGAACATCACGCTCGACGACTGCGACCCGATCGCCACGTCGATGACCTTCGATGGCGGTCTGTTCAACCTCTCCGACCAGACGTTGCTGCTGAACCTCGGCGCTCTCGGCGTGATCCGCACCGGTTTCATCGGTGTGAAGATCGGCGGCTTGAGCAGCACGGGCAGCATTCCGCTCAACTATCTGGGCGGCACGTGGAACTACTCGTTTGATCCGGGCGACCCCAACGGTGGCAACGTCACCAGCGCCGCGATCAACCAAGGTATTTTGACCTACGCCGGCTCGGGTGCGATCGCCCTGCTGCTTGGCTCGGGTACGCTTGACTTCAACACCGATCCGGTCGTCGCCGACCTGCCCTCGCTGGGCCAGATTGGTTCGTTGCAGCAGACGTTCCTGGGCGCCAGCGGTGGTTCGACCACCTACGGCGTGCTGTTGTCGGCTCCGTTGTCGGTGTTCACCGCGATTGACACGGATCTCGGCATCAACGCGACCCTCCAGGGTCTCGTCCAAGCGACCGGCACTTACATCTGCGTACCGGAACCCTCGACGGTCGTCCTCTTGGGCGTCGCCTTGGCTGCTCTGGTCCCGATGTATCGTCGGATCAAGAAGTAGTTGATCGACTGACGTAAGTCAGACGCAAAACCTAAAGGGTCGGCGCCTCTTCCGGGGCGCCGGCCCTTTTTTCGTATTCTGGTCCATGTCTCAATAGGCTATCCAGGGTAATGTGCTGCGCAATATGCCTCGCCCCGTCCCGTTGATCGCTTGGTTGGCAATCGTCGGACTCGCCGCCGCGGTTGTGTTTGGCCAGGTGCTCTCGTTCGAGTTCGTCTCGTGGGACGATCCCGTCAACGTGACGAACAATCCGAATTTCCTGCCGTTGACGGCGCGCAGCTTGGCGAGCTTGCTGGTCAAGGACTATGCCGGGTTGTATATCCCGGTGACGTATGGCACCTGGGGGCTGCTCGTCTGGCTCGGGCAGCTCACCATGCCACCGAGCCGACCACCGTTTGATCCGCTGCTGTTTCACGGGGCCAATCTGCTTGGCCACATCGCGTGTGGATCGCTGCTGTTCATATTGGCTCGGCGGCTGACGGGTTCGCCTTCTGCGGCGCTGCTCGCGGCGCTGCTGTTTGTCTTGCATCCGTTGCAGGTGGAGTCGGTGTGCTGGGTAACTGAGCTGAAAGGGGTGCTGGCAACGGGCTTCTCGCTCGCGGCGCTATGCCTGATTACGCAAGCCCCGCCAGTCGCATTGCCCCGGTCTCGGGCAGGCGACGCGCGCTCGCACGCAGGCGAGATCTCGGCGCAGCCCGGTGAGGGCTCAAGGTCGCCGGCCGATGGGCAGGCGACTTGGCGGCGCAGTTTCATCGGGCCCTACGGCGCGGCCTACTTGTGCTTTGTCCTGGCCTTGTTGTCGAAACCATCGGCGGTGACCTTGCCCCTTGCCGTGGTGGCGGTCGACGCCTTGGCCTTGCGCCGCCCTTGGCGCGACACGTTTTATGCGACTTTGCCCTGGTTTCTCTTGTCCTTGGCCTGGGTGATGCTCACGCGGGGTGTGCAGCCCACCGGCGAGGATTACGTACCCGACGTGGCGGTGCCCGATCGCCTGGTGGTGGCCGGTGACGCGCTGGCGTTTTACCTGCGCAAGCTCGCCTGGCCGCTGCCCGTGGCGATTGATTATGGCCGTACTCCCGCGACCGTACTGGCGCAGGCTGGGGTCGCCTTCGTGGGTGCCGGGGCGGTCGCCCTGGTCGCGGCCTTTGCCGTGCTGGTGCGAAGCGGCGTTGCGCGGGCTGGATTGTTGATCTTTCTCGGCAGCTTGTTGCCGGTGCTGGGGCTGGTGCCGTTTCAGTTTCAACGGGTCTCGACCGTCGCGGATCGCTACGCTTATTTTCCGCTGCTGGGCTTGGCCCTGGTCGTGGCGGCGTTTGCCGCGCGGTTTCGCCAAGCGGCTTGGATGGTGATCGCTCCGTTGGTCCTGCTCTCGGGCTATGCGAGCTGGCACGCGGCGGCACATTGGCGCAACAGCGAGGCGCTGTACCTACACGCCGTCGCGGTGAATCCGCGAAGTGCCGTGGCGCTGACCAACCTGGGCGCGGTCTATTTCCAGGCCGGCAAGATGGCCGAATCCGAGCGTTGGCTCCGCGCCGCTTTGCGCGTCGATCCGCTCAATCCGGCCGCGAACGCCGACCTGGCCGAGATCTTGCACGGCCGGCAGGAGCATGCCGAGGCCCTTGCGCTGTTCGAGGCCGCGCTGCGCACCAACGACCGCTTGCAATGGGCGCACGCTGGGGCGGGCCTGGCATTGCACTACCTGGGCCGGACGGAAGAGGCGGCCGCCCATTATCGCCGCGCACTCGACAAGGCGGCCGACGGTTCGACCTCGCTGTGGCAAGCCAATCGGATTGCCGTCGTCAATCGCCTGGCCCGGATCCTGGCGACGGATGAGCAGGACGAATTGCGAAACGGCCGAGAAGCGGTCCGCTTGGCCCGCGATGCAGCCAATTTGTCGCGGTGGCAAGTGGCCGCGATTCTCGACACCCTGGCGGCGGCCTATGCCGAGGCGGGTCAACTGGACAAGGCCGTGGCCATGGCGCAGCGCGCCGTGCAGCGGGCCCACGCCGCTCAGAATGCGGCCCTGCTCGAGCGCCTACTGGCGCATCTGCAGCGGTTCGAGGCCGGCCAACCGCTGCGCGAGAGCCCGCAGGAGCAGTTGAATGGCCCCGCGGCTCAAGCGGCCGGATCGCCGTGAACCCGGCGCCCTTGTCGCGCATCGGACAAGGGGTCAGAATCGCCCTTTCGCCATGCATTTCGCCTGAGGTAGCCGTTGCCATGTCTCGTTGCGTGCTTGCATATTCCGGGGGGCTCGACACATCGGTCATTCTTGGTTGGCTGCAGGACCAGGGGCACGAGGTGCATGCGGTGTACGTCGACCTGGGCCAGCCCTGCGAGGATCGCGACGCGATTCTGGCTAAGGCGCGGACCTGCGGCGCGGCGAGTGCACGGATCGTCGACGTGCAGGAAGAGTTGTGCCGCGATTTTGCCGTGCCCGTCATGCAGTGGCAGGCAAAGTACGAGGGCCTGTACCTGTTGGGCACGTCGATTGCCCGGCCGATCATTTCGAAAGCGTGCCTGCAGGTGGCCCGGGAGGTGAAAGCCGATGCTTTCGCGCACGGAGCAACGGGCAAGGGGAACGATCAGTGCCGGTTTCAATTGGCGGCCGAGGCGCTCGATCCGTCCGTGCGTCTGATCGCCCCGTGGCGCATGGCCGCGTTTCGCCAGCAGTTTCCCGGCCGGCGCGAAATGATCGCCTACTGCCAGGAGAAGAAGATCCCGGTCAAGGCTTCGGTCGATAAGCCCTACAGCTCGGACGAAAACTGCCTGCACATCAGCTACGAAGCCGGCAAGCTCGAGGACCTGGAGGTCTGCGGCGTCGAGTTGGTCGAGTTCGGCATGACCGTCTCGCCGCAGCAGGCGCCCGATCAACCGGAACAGGTCACGATCGAATTCGCCGCGGGCGTGCCGGTCAAAGTCAATGGCCGGTCGATGTCGCCCTTTGCAGCCATTCAAGAGCTGAACGCGATCGGCGGGCGCAACGGCATCGGGCGGATCGACGTCGTCGAAAACCGCTTCGTGGGGATGAAAAGCCGCGGTGTCTACGAGGCGCCGGGCATCACGATCTTGTACGCGGCGCATCGCTACGTCGAACAATTGACGATGGATCGCGACCTGATGCATCTTCGCGACCGGCTCGCGCCGGAAGTTGCCGAAATGGTCTACTACGGCTTCTGGTACACGGCCAAATTCGACGCACTGCTGGCGTTCTTGCGGCAGGCCCAGCAGCCGGTCAACGGCTCCGTGACGCTCAAGCTCTACAAGGGCAATATCGACGTCGTCTCGCGGCGCAGCCCCAACAGCCTCTACGACGAGGGGATCGCGAGCATGGAGGGTGGCGGCTCGTACGACCAGACCGACGCCGAGGGATTCCTCCGCATTCAAGGCCTGCCGGTCCGAGTGCAAGGGCGTATCCTCCCGCGCGCCTACTAGGGTTTCCCGCGCCGCGGCGCAGGCGGGGGAACCTTTCACGCGATGATCGCCAACGCGTGGGGGGCCGTGCCGCTACCGGTGCAGGCAGCGCGACTTGGGCGTTAGAAAGTGCCGGCGGCGGAAGCGTCGAGCGGACTGGCCGGGGCATCCACGGGCAAGCCGATTGCCGGCGCCCTGTCCCGTGCAGGGACTGCTGCCGACATGGCTCGCGGGGCGATGGCCTTGGGCTCGGGCAACGCGTCGCGCGAGACGGCCGGGTCGCGCGCAAAGAGCAATTTGCGCAGCGATTCCAGGTCGGCGGCCCGCGACTGCAGCTCGCTGGACAGCCGGCCGGGGTCGAACCGCTCTGGCTCGAGAAAGATCCGGGCTGGGTCGGTCAGATTGTGGCCCGCCGCCAAATGCTTGAGCAGATTGCGCTGGCTACCGGTCAGTTGATGCGCCTTGCACAGCTCGCGAAACAGCGCCTTGGGGCTGTTCAGACTTTCCCGACGTTCCTGCATGCGCACCAGCGCGAACAGCGCCACAACAAACAGTGGCACGATCAGGGCCACGACCCCGAGCAAGAACAGATCATCGCCGGTGCCTTCGGTCGTCCGACGCCGCAGCTCGGCTCCCATCTGTTGGAACTTGTCGAAGTTCCCGCCCGCGGCCAAGATCGCCGACCCGCGCAGCAACTCAATCATGGTCGTGTTCCTGCGGGGGTTGTTCGGGCGTGGTTGGCTGGGCGGCCGAGGCTGAGCCCGACGCTTCGATGCCGAGCAGCTCGTTGACGGCTTCGCGGACGCGGTGGCTGCGGTCGTTCAGGGCGCCGCGAACGGCGTCTTGGGCCCTGGCTGTCGGCGAGTTGGCCAGGGCACGGACGGCCTGTTCGCGGACCACGTGGTCTTCGTCTTCGAGCAGGTCGAGTAACTGGCTTTCGACGTCGGCGGCCGCGTCGAGCAAAGGCACCAGGCCCAAGGCACGCAGCCGTCGATTGCGCGACAACGATTCGAGTTCTGTGCGCAACTGGGGCAGCGCTTGCAGATCGATCTTGCGCACGAGGCGTCCGGTGCTGCGCTGCACGTTATCGTCGAGGCCCGAGTAGGACGCGAGGAACCGGCTAAAGCTGAATTCGGCCAGGCACTCGCGGGCCGCGGCGCGAACTTCCTCGTGGGCGCTATCGACCGCGGCCAACAGCCGGGGCAGGGCACCCGGGACTCCACGGCCGCGAATCTGTCGCAAGATATGGGCCTGGACGATCGGGTCTGGATCGTCGACGGCGACCTGCGCCAGGGCATTGGCCTCGACGCCATTGAACTCGGCCAGCAGCCGGGCGGCGGTACGGCGCCCTCCCGTCGTGCCGTGTTGGAGCAGATATTGAATCGTCTTCAACGCCTTGCGGCGGTCATAGCCCGAGCACATGACGATCGCCGCCGCGGCACTTTGCGGCGCGTCGTCCAGTTGGGCCAGAACTCCGGCCTCGGGTGCGGCCCAGGCCCAGGCTTCGATGCGCTTGAGATTCAGCACATGGGTCGGCGAGACTTCGTCGCCGACGCGTTGGGCCAGGTGGCGCACGAACTTGACGTCGCCGCGGCGACCGATCAGCGACAGCGCCGCGCTCGGTGGACGGTTCTCGTCGAGATAGCTCAGCAACAGCCGGGCCACACCGGGGCGCGAGCTGTGATGCAGCACCTCGACCAGGGCGACATACGTGTTGTGCAGCGGATCGGTGAGGATCTGCTTGAGCAGGGCATTGTCCGATTCGGCCAGCGTGGCAAACGCTTCGAGCACCTCGGACGATTTGTGCTGCGAGAACCGGGCGACCGAATGTTCGAGCGTGGCGACGACGTGCTTGCGCATCAATTGCGGGTCGCGACGCTCGGCATAATCGCGCGGGCCCGCCAGCTCGTTGTAGAGCAAGTCGACGAGTTCGAGCATCGTGCGCGCCGCGCGATCGCGCTGGACATGGTGGGTGTCCTCGATCAGGTTCAGCAGCGCGGCAATCAGGTCGTATTCGCGGAACCAGACGACGGCCGGAAAACTGTTTTGGATGAGCGTGGGATCGGTGCCGAGGATGGCCTCGCGCAGGGTCTTCGACAGCCGTGACCGGCGCTCGAACAGCAATTGCTTCCAACGGCTGGTGAACAGCGGCAAGCGGC from Pirellulales bacterium includes:
- a CDS encoding PEP-CTERM sorting domain-containing protein (PEP-CTERM proteins occur, often in large numbers, in the proteomes of bacteria that also encode an exosortase, a predicted intramembrane cysteine proteinase. The presence of a PEP-CTERM domain at a protein's C-terminus predicts cleavage within the sorting domain, followed by covalent anchoring to some some component of the (usually Gram-negative) cell surface. Many PEP-CTERM proteins exhibit an unusual sequence composition that includes large numbers of potential glycosylation sites. Expression of one such protein has been shown restore the ability of a bacterium to form floc, a type of biofilm.) encodes the protein MEIRIFSFDKRFGPVYLVPYLPDGADRVFGLSAACGGVADRIRARDSKASSDSDAAPVASDKTQRLFPSFGVLPMKKFAILSVALAVLGFATTKSFAAPTPVNLTLTGSNILLTIDALGAITATVGFNPTGSQNITLDDCDPIATSMTFDGGLFNLSDQTLLLNLGALGVIRTGFIGVKIGGLSSTGSIPLNYLGGTWNYSFDPGDPNGGNVTSAAINQGILTYAGSGAIALLLGSGTLDFNTDPVVADLPSLGQIGSLQQTFLGASGGSTTYGVLLSAPLSVFTAIDTDLGINATLQGLVQATGTYICVPEPSTVVLLGVALAALVPMYRRIKK
- a CDS encoding HEAT repeat domain-containing protein, which translates into the protein MSNGLATTLETLTKTTNAAADAVLLPALNARDPFIQEGALIGLLERKSVEGGREILRRLPLFTSRWKQLLFERRSRLSKTLREAILGTDPTLIQNSFPAVVWFREYDLIAALLNLIEDTHHVQRDRAARTMLELVDLLYNELAGPRDYAERRDPQLMRKHVVATLEHSVARFSQHKSSEVLEAFATLAESDNALLKQILTDPLHNTYVALVEVLHHSSRPGVARLLLSYLDENRPPSAALSLIGRRGDVKFVRHLAQRVGDEVSPTHVLNLKRIEAWAWAAPEAGVLAQLDDAPQSAAAAIVMCSGYDRRKALKTIQYLLQHGTTGGRRTAARLLAEFNGVEANALAQVAVDDPDPIVQAHILRQIRGRGVPGALPRLLAAVDSAHEEVRAAARECLAEFSFSRFLASYSGLDDNVQRSTGRLVRKIDLQALPQLRTELESLSRNRRLRALGLVPLLDAAADVESQLLDLLEDEDHVVREQAVRALANSPTARAQDAVRGALNDRSHRVREAVNELLGIEASGSASAAQPTTPEQPPQEHDHD
- a CDS encoding tetratricopeptide repeat protein, which encodes MPRPVPLIAWLAIVGLAAAVVFGQVLSFEFVSWDDPVNVTNNPNFLPLTARSLASLLVKDYAGLYIPVTYGTWGLLVWLGQLTMPPSRPPFDPLLFHGANLLGHIACGSLLFILARRLTGSPSAALLAALLFVLHPLQVESVCWVTELKGVLATGFSLAALCLITQAPPVALPRSRAGDARSHAGEISAQPGEGSRSPADGQATWRRSFIGPYGAAYLCFVLALLSKPSAVTLPLAVVAVDALALRRPWRDTFYATLPWFLLSLAWVMLTRGVQPTGEDYVPDVAVPDRLVVAGDALAFYLRKLAWPLPVAIDYGRTPATVLAQAGVAFVGAGAVALVAAFAVLVRSGVARAGLLIFLGSLLPVLGLVPFQFQRVSTVADRYAYFPLLGLALVVAAFAARFRQAAWMVIAPLVLLSGYASWHAAAHWRNSEALYLHAVAVNPRSAVALTNLGAVYFQAGKMAESERWLRAALRVDPLNPAANADLAEILHGRQEHAEALALFEAALRTNDRLQWAHAGAGLALHYLGRTEEAAAHYRRALDKAADGSTSLWQANRIAVVNRLARILATDEQDELRNGREAVRLARDAANLSRWQVAAILDTLAAAYAEAGQLDKAVAMAQRAVQRAHAAQNAALLERLLAHLQRFEAGQPLRESPQEQLNGPAAQAAGSP
- a CDS encoding argininosuccinate synthase codes for the protein MSRCVLAYSGGLDTSVILGWLQDQGHEVHAVYVDLGQPCEDRDAILAKARTCGAASARIVDVQEELCRDFAVPVMQWQAKYEGLYLLGTSIARPIISKACLQVAREVKADAFAHGATGKGNDQCRFQLAAEALDPSVRLIAPWRMAAFRQQFPGRREMIAYCQEKKIPVKASVDKPYSSDENCLHISYEAGKLEDLEVCGVELVEFGMTVSPQQAPDQPEQVTIEFAAGVPVKVNGRSMSPFAAIQELNAIGGRNGIGRIDVVENRFVGMKSRGVYEAPGITILYAAHRYVEQLTMDRDLMHLRDRLAPEVAEMVYYGFWYTAKFDALLAFLRQAQQPVNGSVTLKLYKGNIDVVSRRSPNSLYDEGIASMEGGGSYDQTDAEGFLRIQGLPVRVQGRILPRAY